In Streptomyces dangxiongensis, one DNA window encodes the following:
- a CDS encoding cytochrome P450 — MTSESPSLTGTDPTSGPPPGCPAHGLGPGGLHRLYGPDAEDLGSLYERLREQHGPVAPVLLPDDVPMWVVLGHAENLQLVRSPSQYTRDSRIWTPLLEGTVKPDHPLMPHIAWQPICSHAEGDEHQRLRAAVTAAMTTIDHRSVRRHIGRHTQALVNGFCERGRADLVSQFAEHLPMAVMCEVLGMPEEYDDRMVQAARDALKGTETAIQSHGYVMDALGRLTTRRRALPEDDFTSHLIAHPAGLTDEEVREHLRLVLFAAYEATANLLANALRMVLTEPGFRAQLNGGQMTVPEAIEQSLWDEPPFSTVFGYYAKQDTELGGRRIRKGDGLLFAPAPGNLDPRIRPDLSAGMQGNRSHLAFGGGPHECPGQDIGRAIADVGVDALLTRLSDIQLDCAEEELRWRSSIASRHLVALPVRFEPKPQQDVEMPPRPVALPPQRSARQVGTASSAPAPAAAPRPAPPRPPQAPAPLPTPAEPSRPRGAWRRLLAWWRGE; from the coding sequence GCTGCCCGGCGCACGGCCTCGGCCCCGGGGGACTGCACCGGCTCTACGGCCCCGACGCCGAGGACCTCGGCAGCCTCTACGAGCGCCTGCGCGAGCAGCACGGCCCCGTGGCCCCCGTGCTGCTCCCCGACGACGTACCGATGTGGGTGGTGCTCGGGCACGCCGAGAACCTGCAACTGGTGCGCAGCCCCTCGCAGTACACCCGGGACAGCCGCATCTGGACCCCGCTGCTGGAGGGCACGGTCAAGCCCGACCACCCCCTCATGCCGCACATCGCCTGGCAGCCCATCTGCTCCCACGCCGAGGGGGACGAGCACCAGCGGCTGCGCGCGGCGGTCACCGCGGCCATGACCACCATCGACCACCGCAGCGTCCGCCGCCACATCGGCCGCCACACCCAGGCCCTGGTCAACGGCTTCTGCGAGCGGGGCCGGGCCGACCTGGTCTCCCAGTTCGCCGAGCATCTGCCGATGGCCGTCATGTGCGAGGTCCTCGGCATGCCCGAGGAGTACGACGACCGGATGGTGCAGGCCGCGCGGGACGCCCTCAAGGGCACCGAGACCGCCATCCAGAGCCATGGGTACGTCATGGACGCGCTCGGCCGGCTCACCACCCGCCGCCGGGCCCTGCCGGAGGACGACTTCACCAGTCACCTCATCGCCCACCCGGCCGGACTCACCGACGAGGAGGTCCGCGAACACCTGCGGCTGGTTCTCTTCGCGGCCTACGAGGCCACCGCCAACCTCCTCGCCAACGCGCTGCGCATGGTCCTGACCGAGCCGGGCTTCCGCGCCCAGCTCAACGGGGGCCAGATGACCGTGCCGGAGGCGATCGAGCAGTCGCTGTGGGACGAGCCGCCGTTCAGCACCGTCTTCGGCTACTACGCCAAGCAGGACACCGAGCTGGGCGGCCGGCGCATCCGCAAGGGCGACGGGCTGCTGTTCGCGCCCGCGCCGGGCAACCTCGACCCGCGCATCCGCCCGGACCTGTCCGCCGGCATGCAGGGCAACCGGTCCCACCTCGCCTTCGGCGGCGGACCGCACGAGTGCCCCGGCCAGGACATCGGCCGCGCGATCGCCGACGTCGGCGTCGACGCGCTGCTGACGCGGCTGTCCGACATCCAGCTCGACTGTGCGGAGGAGGAGCTGCGCTGGCGGTCGTCCATCGCCTCGCGGCATCTGGTGGCCCTGCCGGTGCGGTTCGAACCGAAGCCGCAGCAGGATGTGGAGATGCCGCCCCGGCCCGTGGCCCTACCGCCGCAGCGCTCCGCCCGGCAGGTCGGCACCGCGAGCAGCGCCCCGGCTCCGGCCGCCGCACCCCGGCCGGCGCCCCCGCGCCCGCCCCAGGCCCCGGCCCCGCTCCCCACGCCCGCGGAACCGTCCCGCCCCCGGGGCGCCTGGCGCCGCCTGCTGGCCTGGTGGCGCGGCGAGTGA
- a CDS encoding pseudouridine synthase, translating to MRRRTPPPPAPLPQRDGVDPVRVRLPVDGTWATVREHLVDRLTGAGPGVVASMFDAGLVVGADGRPVSPGAPYRPGMFVWFHRELPAEVPVPFPVEVVYRDEHIVVADKPHFLATTPRGSHVAETALARLRRELDLPTLTAAHRLDRLTAGLVLFTVRPGERGAYQTLFRDRLVRKEYEAVTPYDPALDLPRTVRSRIVKERGMPAAREVAGEPNAETRVELAGHRDGLARYRLLPATGQTHQLRVHLSALGVPVLGDPLYPEVTAPVPVGDFRRPLQLLARQLEFTDPVTGTEHTFVTGRALRAWTSYDEWAAGD from the coding sequence ATGAGACGCCGTACGCCGCCCCCGCCCGCCCCGCTCCCCCAGCGCGACGGTGTGGACCCCGTACGGGTGCGGCTGCCCGTGGACGGGACGTGGGCGACCGTGCGGGAACACCTGGTGGACCGGCTCACCGGCGCCGGGCCCGGGGTGGTCGCGTCGATGTTCGACGCGGGGCTGGTGGTCGGCGCCGACGGACGGCCCGTGTCCCCCGGGGCGCCGTACCGGCCGGGGATGTTCGTGTGGTTCCACCGCGAGCTGCCCGCGGAGGTGCCGGTGCCGTTCCCGGTGGAGGTGGTGTACCGGGACGAGCACATCGTGGTGGCCGACAAGCCGCACTTCCTGGCCACGACCCCGCGCGGCTCGCACGTCGCCGAGACCGCGCTGGCCCGGCTCCGGCGCGAGCTGGACCTCCCGACGCTGACGGCGGCGCACCGTTTGGACCGGCTCACGGCGGGGCTGGTGCTGTTCACCGTGCGGCCCGGGGAGCGGGGCGCCTACCAGACGCTGTTCCGGGACCGGCTGGTGCGCAAGGAGTACGAGGCGGTCACGCCGTACGATCCCGCGCTCGACCTGCCCCGCACCGTACGCAGCAGGATCGTGAAGGAGCGCGGGATGCCGGCCGCCCGGGAGGTGGCGGGCGAACCGAACGCCGAGACGCGGGTGGAGCTCGCCGGCCACCGGGACGGACTGGCCCGCTACCGGCTGCTCCCGGCGACCGGGCAGACCCACCAGCTCCGGGTCCATCTGAGCGCCCTCGGCGTGCCCGTCCTCGGCGACCCCCTCTACCCGGAGGTGACCGCCCCCGTACCGGTCGGCGACTTCCGCCGCCCGCTCCAACTGCTCGCCCGCCAACTGGAGTTCACCGATCCGGTGACCGGCACGGAGCACACGTTCGTCACCGGACGCGCACTGAGGGCCTGGACGTCGTACGACGAGTGGGCCGCCGGAGACTAG
- a CDS encoding GNAT family N-acetyltransferase, protein MPFLSSPVLIPGALARIPQPALPAGDGLVLRPWRAEDAPAVHAAFQDPVMHQWHIRSSDSVGEAADWITRWRKGWEAEQDAQWAVADEITDELLGRVALRQILLGDGAAEVAYWTVARARGRGVAARATSALAHWAFEEIGFHRLELTHALANEASCRVAVKAGFSLEGTKRSALLHPDGWHDMHLHARVRGDGA, encoded by the coding sequence ATGCCGTTCCTCAGCAGCCCGGTTCTGATCCCCGGGGCCCTCGCCCGCATCCCCCAGCCCGCTCTCCCGGCCGGTGACGGCCTGGTCCTGCGCCCGTGGCGGGCCGAGGACGCGCCCGCCGTGCACGCGGCCTTCCAGGATCCGGTGATGCACCAGTGGCACATCAGGTCCTCGGACTCGGTCGGGGAGGCCGCCGACTGGATCACGCGGTGGCGCAAGGGCTGGGAGGCCGAACAGGACGCCCAGTGGGCCGTCGCGGACGAGATCACGGACGAGCTGCTGGGCCGGGTCGCGCTGCGCCAGATCCTGCTCGGGGACGGCGCCGCCGAGGTCGCGTACTGGACGGTGGCGCGGGCCCGCGGCCGGGGTGTCGCCGCGCGTGCGACGTCCGCGCTGGCCCACTGGGCGTTCGAGGAGATCGGCTTCCACCGCCTGGAGCTGACCCACGCCCTCGCCAACGAGGCGTCCTGCCGCGTCGCCGTGAAGGCCGGCTTCTCCCTGGAGGGCACCAAGCGCAGCGCCCTGCTGCACCCGGACGGCTGGCACGACATGCATCTGCACGCGCGTGTGCGGGGCGACGGCGCCTGA
- a CDS encoding siderophore-interacting protein, with amino-acid sequence MAERPGRKPRKPHTAQVVRTERLTPHMQRVVLGGEHLAGFPADTCTDHYVKLLFGVPGVTYPEPFDVERIRAEFPREQWPVTRTYTVRAWDPELRELTIDFVIHGDEGLAGPWAARVRPGETVRFMGPGGAYAPDPEAGWHLFAGDESALPAIARALETLPAGARAHAFVEVSGPEEEQKIDTEVPVVWLHRGDRPVGEALLEAVRGLRFPEGRPQAFVHGEAGFVKELRRLLRVERQLPREDLSISGYWRLGHNEDGWQASKREWNARIEAEQERTATAA; translated from the coding sequence ATGGCAGAACGTCCTGGACGAAAGCCGCGCAAGCCCCATACCGCCCAGGTTGTGCGGACCGAACGACTGACCCCGCACATGCAGCGTGTGGTGCTCGGCGGCGAGCACCTCGCCGGATTCCCCGCGGACACCTGCACCGACCACTATGTGAAGCTGCTGTTCGGCGTCCCCGGCGTCACCTACCCCGAGCCCTTCGACGTGGAACGGATCCGCGCCGAGTTCCCGCGCGAGCAGTGGCCGGTGACCCGGACGTACACCGTGCGCGCCTGGGATCCCGAACTGCGGGAACTGACCATCGACTTCGTGATCCACGGCGACGAGGGCCTGGCCGGGCCGTGGGCCGCCCGCGTGCGGCCCGGCGAGACCGTGCGCTTCATGGGCCCCGGTGGCGCCTACGCGCCCGACCCGGAGGCCGGCTGGCACCTGTTCGCCGGTGACGAGAGCGCCCTGCCCGCGATCGCCCGCGCCCTGGAGACGCTGCCCGCCGGCGCCCGTGCGCACGCCTTCGTGGAGGTGTCCGGGCCCGAGGAGGAGCAGAAGATCGACACCGAGGTGCCGGTCGTCTGGCTGCACCGCGGGGACCGGCCGGTCGGCGAGGCCCTGCTGGAGGCCGTGCGCGGGCTCCGGTTCCCCGAGGGCCGGCCGCAGGCGTTCGTGCACGGCGAAGCGGGATTCGTCAAGGAACTGCGCCGGCTGCTCCGCGTCGAACGGCAGCTGCCGCGCGAGGATCTGTCGATCTCCGGTTACTGGCGCCTCGGCCACAACGAGGACGGCTGGCAGGCCTCCAAGCGGGAGTGGAACGCCCGGATCGAGGCCGAGCAGGAGCGCACGGCCACGGCGGCCTGA